The stretch of DNA TAAAAAAGGATTATCAGCGGTGAAAACCCGAAAAACAACCAACAGATCCTCAGCTACTTACGGATGAACACCTGTTCGCCTCCCAGCCAGGTTTGAGACACCTGCAATTGCCAGAGTGAATCTTCAGGAGCCGTCATAAGGTCTTCCTCAAAAACCACGAAATCAGCGAATTTTCCAGTTTCAATGCTGCCTTTTTCCGTCTCTTCAAATGCGGCATAAGCTGCCCAGATAGTCATGGCGCGCAGAGCTTGCTCCCGTGTCAGTGCATTTCCGGGCTGGAATCCTTCGGGTGGAAAGCCGTCCTTGTCTTTTCGTGCCACAGCCGCATAGAAACCAAACAAGGGGTTGATATCCTCAATCGGGAAATCGCTACCTCCTGCCACCAGGCCTGCCGACTTTTGCAGGTCCTGCCAGGCGTAAGCATACTCAACGCGTTCATTGCCAAGCCTGTCAGCCGCCCAATACATATCTGAGGTGGCATGCGTAGGTTGCACGGATGGGATGATATTGAATTTGCCGAATTTGGGAAAATCCTCCACACTGATCACCTGGCAATGCTCAATACGCCAGCGCCTGTCATTTCCTTCGCCCAGGGCATCTCCATAAATATCAAGAATGAGCTTGTTTGCACGGTCTCCAATTGCATGTGTATTCATCTGGAATCCCAGTTCCTTCATCTCCTGCGCGAACTTCACATAATAGCCGGGGTCTTGCAGAAGGAAGCCGTTCTTGCCGGGCTGGTCAGCATATCCTTCCAATAGTGCCGCACCATAAGAGCCGAGGGCGCCATCTGCATAAAACTTAAAGGAGCGTACATTCAGGCGCTCCGTTTTATAAGGTCCGTTTTTATAATAATGCTCAATATTTTGTTCATCAGGCGTAAGCATTGCATAGATGCGCATCCTGAGTTTTGAGTTTTTTTGCAGCGAATCTATCAGGTCAATCTTTGCTTTATCCAGGCCCGCATCGCCTACTGAAGTGAGGCCAACCTCAAAGCATCTTTCCTCTGCACTCGTCAGCGCTTCAATATTTCTTTGTGCAGACGCCCGGGGTACCACTGCCTGCACCAGTTCCATAGCATTATCTACCAGAATCCCTGTGAGGAGACCATCTCTCATGCCTATCTCACCACCATCCACGGAGGTTGTGGAATCAATTCCTGCGAGCTTCAGGGCGTGTGTATTCGCGATTGCTGCATGGCCGTCAATGCGCCTGATGAAAACCGGGCGGTCAGGAAAGAGGCTGTCCAGCTTCCTGTTTTCCGGAAATTCTTTTACCGGCCAGTCATTCTGATCCCACCCGCGTCCTAATATCCATCCCTGGCTGTTCTCATCGCCATATTGCTTTACGCGCTGTACCACGTCATCCCATGACTTTGTTCCCACCAGGTCGAGTTCAGAGAGATTGATCCCGAACCAGTAGAAATGGCAATGTGCGTCAATCAGTCCCGGATAAATGAATTTGCCCTGCATATCAAGGATTTCGTCAGCCTCATATCGCTCAAGGATTTCTTCGTCAGGGCCGGTAGCCACAAATCTTCCATCCTTTACCGCAAAGGCAGAAACCTGGGAAAAGCCGCTGTCTACCGTATAAATGGTTGCATCGTGAATAATGAGATCTACTTTTTCTTTGGAAGTGCAGGCCATGAATAAAATTGTAAACAGGAGTTTCAGGATGAGCAGGTTATACCGCATTCTTTGGCAGGTTGGATTATCAGTGGTTATTTGCAGGTAAGATATTGTGCAAAAAATGTTTTCTCCGCAAATGCGGCTTCAGCAGCGGCAGTATGTTCAAAAACGTTGAGGAACAGCACGGGCTGGCCTCCTTCTCCTTTATGTAGCAGTGCATAAGTCCCAAATTCAGTCAATCTTAATAAATAATGTTGCCCCCACTCATCGTCCCTGTGAGCAGCGAGAGCAGGATGAGTTCTAATAGCTGCGATTACTGAATCTGCTTCGCCAAGTGGCAGCGCAATAAAAGTAACCCGGCCGGGAGCTGTTACCACTCTCGTTAAAGGCACATTTTCGAGATACAAGATATCCTCTGCTATGGCAATATATTCCCGGTAACTTTTTGAATCCGGTGCGGTAAGTATATCGTCAGGGGCCGGGCGGAAACATGCCAGGCCCAATATCTTCTCTTCTGCAGTGCTGCAGGCCGCCATTACAGTGAGCATAAAGAAAGCAGCTACACTTTTTAATTTCATAATAGAAGACAAATAAAAAAACCCGGACCGCAATGCCAGTCCAGGTTTAGTTTGAATGATTGAAAAAGAAGATTACTCGCCAGTTACCACTGTGGTATAGGTGGTTTTAAAAATCCCGGCTTTAATATGAAAGTCCACCGTTGCGACCTTTTCAATGCGGCCATTTTCAGCAGCCTGGGCTATTCCAATATCTGCGTCCATAGGACGGATAAAGCCAAGAATTACTGAGTAACTTGCTTTGCCCACTTTTGTACCTACTGAATTGTCAGTAACCTGAAGTGGTAAGCCCACAGAACAAGATGAAAGTCCTGTTGCAAATAAAATAGCTAATAGTATGTTTTTCATTTTCATGATTCTTTTCATTTAAAATTTAGACAAAGATGATTATTCACCGGTTACAACTAATTCCCATTTCAGCCACAATACATAATTCGTCACCTTCAGGTCAACCGTGGCGACTTGAGAAATTCCTGCATCTTCAGCAGCCTCACGAATACCATAGTTACCATTGAAGCACAGGCCGTTGCTGATCATTCTCAATGATGAAGGCATGGTTCCTCCTGAAGCAGGATTATAATAGCGCGTAGACAAAAGGCAAGTGTTAGAAGAAACACCTGTTTTTGATGCAATGGAATTGTTCGTAGCCTGAAGTGGCAGGGTGGTACTGCAAGATGAAGTAAATCCTGCTATCATCAGTCCGAGTATTATTACTTTTATTGATTTCATTGTTAGCCAATTTTTTTGTGGTTAAGAAAAGGTTATTCCCCGTAAACAGAAGTTTTGACCGAGAGAGGAATGATGAAATACTTGTATTGAAATTCAGTGGCGCCAATTTTATCAACGTTTCCATTATTTGCCGCCTTCTTATAAGAATAGTCAGCGTCCGGATTAAAAAGCACCCTTTCTTTGGCCACGCCTACTTTAGACCCAATCGGATTGTTGGTAACCGTAACAAAGCTCATAGTACATGATGTGCAAAACAGCATCAAGCCACCAACGAGCAGCGGTAGCATCAGTTTCTTCATTTTTATTTGTTTTTTGTGAGATGAAATAATGTGCGAATATAGAAAAGTAATTTACAATTGGTCAATCTTAAAAAATTTCTTGATTCGGATAGAAATACAGGTTCACGGCAGGTTTTAAGGTTGCCTGATTAACTAGTGGATCAAATTGAAGAGCCGGCCCCACCTGATCTTGCTAAGTCCTCCACCATCAGTATCCCAGGACATCCATATAAAGAGAGGTTTGCCAACGATATGGTTCTCCGGCACAAAGCCCCACATGCGTGAATCCAGGGAGTTGTGACGGTTATCTCCCATCATCCAGTAATAGCCCATCTTAAACTCATACTCCTCAAGCGGCTGCCCATTGAGATAGACGATGCTGTCGCGCAGTTCCAGAGACGGATTGTCTTCGTACACTTTTATCGGCCGCTCATAAACATGATAGTTGTGAACGGTCATTGCTATTCTATCTCCTTTCCGTGGAAGATATACCGGACCATAGTTGTCAATATTCCATTGCAGCTCCGGCTCAAAGGGATAAATCTCAGGCTGCTTGAATCCTTTAGGCAATACAATCTTCTTGACATCCTTGACCACCGGAATAGCTGCAATCTCTGCAGCCGCGACTTCTGTCATCTTAATTTGATAGTTGGTGCTGTTCAAAGCCTGATATTCTGTAATGTCATATTTGCGCAGCATCCTCTTATTGAAGATCGGCTGCTCCGTCACCACCTCAAAAGTAAACTGTGATTCTTCCGGCTGCGGCAACGCTACTCCGTCAATGTGTATCATCTGGTCCACAATACTCAGTGAATCGCCCGGAATGCCGACACATCGCTTGATGTAGTTGTCCTTTTTATCTACAGGCCGGCCATCTTCGCGTGGATAATTAAAGACCACGGCTTCCATCCGCTCCACATCGCGAAAGCCCGGCAAGCGGTTATAGGGAAGTTGCAGCAATTCAATATAGGATTTGGTCCCGAAAACCGGCAACGTATTATGCACCAGCGGAAAGGAAAGAGGCGTATTCGGGATGCGCGGCCCATAATGTACTTTGCTCACAAACAGAAAATCCCCGATCAACAGAGACTTTTCCATGGATGATGAAGGAATAGTAAATGCTTCTATCAGGAACCAACGGATCACGGTGGCAGCGATCAATGCAAAGATGATGGCATCAGCCCACTCCCTTGCTTCAGAGCGTTTGCCGCCCGGACGTTCCAGCTTGCTTCCCTTTCCGTAATATCGCGCATCAGAGAAGGCCAGGTAGGGCAGGTATATAAAGGGGAAGAATATGGCGGCCAATTGTGCTCCGAGCCCGAATTTTCCGAAAGATTTGATGAGGTCAATGATCATCACTGCCAGCACCAGCAGACCCACCACAGGAATAAATAGCATGATGATCCACCAAACCGGGCGGCCAATAAGTTGCAGCCAAATCACGGCATTATAGATGGGTACAATGGCTTTCCATCCCGCCTCTCCTGCCTTTTCAAAAAGCTTCCACAGCCCGATGGCAGAGGGAACGATCCATATTATCAATAAGATTATGTAAACAATAGTACCTGCTTCCATTGCAGAAATTTATCTTTTAAACTGAAATTAACTAATTACGTCTCTCATTGTGAATACCCCGGTTTTGCCGATCAGCCACTCTGCAGCCAGCACCGCGCCCAGGGCAAATCCTTTCCGGCTGAAGGCTTCGTGCCTGATGACTAATTCATCAATGGCAGAGCGATAGCTCACCTCATGGATCCCTTTCACGTCTCCTTCCCGGATCGAGACCACCGGCAACACCGCACCTTCTGCTTGTGCTTTATCGCCTTGCATAAACCCTTTCCAGCGCTTTTTAGTATTTGAATTTTGAAGAATAGCATTGGCCAGTGTCACGGCAGTTCCACTTGGTGCATCCAGCTTCTGAGTATGATGGGTCTCCCTGATCCTGGCCTCGTAATTTGGATATCGATCCATGATTGCCGCCAACTCTTCATTAATACGAAAAAGAATATTTACGCCCAGGCTGAAATTCGTGGCGGTGAGCATGGCTGCGTTTTTCTTTTTGCACGCATTGCTTACCTCGTCAAAACGGTCGTACCAGCCGGTTGTCCCTGCCACCACGGGTATCCCGGCTTCGATGCATTTCAGGATATTGTCGGGGGCCGCATCTGGCGTAGTAAATTCAATGACCGCATCAGCTTCCGCGAGCTTTTCACTTGTTGTTTGCGCAGCGTTATCAATCCGGTGCAATATGGTATGGTTTCTTTCGAGGGCCACTTGTTCCACTTCTTTGCCCATTTTGCCATATCCGAGTAAGATGATCTTCACTTTCCTAATTTGATTTTGAGGCTCACAGTTAACTGCGAAGGGGGTGCAATATTACCTAAATTCGGCTGAAGGGGCTGCCCCAGTCCAAGCGACAGATCGTCCGAAACATCAAAGGTGCTCAGGTGCGCGTCCACATAGGCATCGGCAATATTGAGCAGGTAAACCACAGCCGAAATGATGATGGCGAAATCCCGGCCTCTGCGATATACATCCCGGCCAGCTATCACTGCATTATCAGAAAGATCCGGTCGCGGATCTATGCTTGTAGTATCGTTATTAAGCCTAATGAGAAGCGACTTTTTATACTCCTTATAAAGTCCGTGGTTGTAGTCAATAACCAGCCCCAGACCTACGGCCCCGGCATAAATGATCGGGATCTTCCAGTACTTTTTATTGCTGAACTGACCCCATCCCGGAAGGACCGCACTTTGAATCGCGATCCGCTTCGCCCTTTTTTGGTCAGGCGTCAGCGAATCCTTTTTTGGCTTAGGATCTTCAGAAAGATAAGAGGGTTCCGGATCTGAAAGTGAACTGAAATGTTGCTGTGCTGAAGAGGCTACGGAAAAGCCCAGCAGAAGCAATAACAAAAGGCATTTTTTCAAGCCAGATGGAGTTTTGCTACAGCGATTGCAATATTCGTTCTCTTAGTTTCCAAGCATATCAGTAATCTTCTGCAAATCCTCTTCAGAAGTAAAAGGAATCAGAATTTCTCCCTTCTCACCTTTCTGTGCCTTGATCTTCACTTTGCGGTCCAGGCCTTTGCCGAGACGCCTTTCCCAGATTTCATATCGCCACAGTTGGAAGTCATCCTTATCCTGTAGCTTTCGCTGTGTGGCCGGTTGTGAGGCGGCAGCCGGAGCGGCTTCCCGGCTTTTTTGCACAAGCTGCTCAGCCGCACGTACTGACAATCCTTTGTCAACGATCTCATTCAGGAATTCCAACTGCAACGCAGGATCATCCACGTTAATAAGTGCGCGTGCATGTCCCATCGAAATTTTGTCATCGCGCAGGGCCGCCTGTAATTCGTGCGGCAGTTTCAGCAGGCGCATGTAGTTGGCTACGGTACTCCGCTTTTTACCCACGCGTTCGGCAAGTTCATCCTGCTTCAGACTGCACTCTTCCAGCAGCCGCTGAAAACTCATGGCTACCTCCAGCGCATTCAGTTCCTGCCGCTGAATATTTTCGATGAGCGCCATTTCCAGCATCTCCTGATCGTTCGCTATGCGCATGTATGCCGGAAGCTTCTTCAACCCGGCTCTGATGCTTGCCCGTAATCTTCGCTCTCCGGAAATGAGCTGGTATTTTCCATACCCCACCTTTCTTACGGTAATCGGCTGTATGAGGCCATGTACTTTAATTGAATCCGTAAGCTCCTGAAGCGCTTCCTCGTCAAAAGCTCCACGAGGCTGAAAAGGATTTGCCTCAATTTCATTTACAGGAATTTCAGAAATAGAATTCACCGGCATCGGATTGCGTCCGGTGGGATCAGTGTTGCTGTTTTCTAATAAAGCTGTCAGTCCTTTTCCCAAAGCTGTTCTTTTCCCTATTGTGGTCATATTTAATTTGCGTTTACTTGGTGTACCTGAGCACTGGAACTCAGGCCGTTTTTTATCATGATCTCCTTGGCCAGATGGAGATAATTCACGGCTCCTTTTGAACTCACATCATGCAGGATCACCGGCAGGCCAAAGCTTGGCGCCTCGCTCAGCCGCACGTTTCTTTGAATGATGGTATTAAATACGAGTTGCTGAAAATGGGTCTTTACTTCGTTCACCACCTGGTTGCTCAAATTAAGGCGCGCATCATACATAGTAAGCAGAATGCCTTCAATTTCGAGGTCGGGATTCAGGTTGCTCTGTACGATCTTGATCGTGTTGAGGAGTTTGCCCAAACCTTCCAAAGCAAAATATTCGCACTGTACGGGGACGAGCACCGAATCGGCCGCAGTGAGTGCATTTACCGTAATAATGCCGAGTGACGGAGAACAATCTATCAGGATGAAATCGTAATCATCTTTCACCTGTGCAATGCTCTTTTTCATCATTCGCTCCCGTTCCGGCATATTGATGAGTTCTATCTCAGCGCCCACCAGATCTATGTGAGAAGGGATGAGGTGCAGATATTCAATCTCTGTATTGATAATGGCCTCACGGGGATGCAGGTTGTTGATGATGCACTCATAAATGCTCGTCTGAACGGTGCGGGGATCGTAACCTACGCCTGAGGTGGCATTGGCCTGGGGATCAGCATCTATAAGTAATGTTTTAAATTCCAGGGCAGCAAAACTGGCTGCAAGGTTCACAGCCGTGGTGGTTTTACCTACTCCACCTTTTTGATTTGCCAGCGCGATTATCTTACCCATTTTCAATTTTTTTCATTCAATATTTAATAATGTACTCCCATCAATTTCGCAAAGAAAAGAAAATTATCTCCCTGAACAGGGTCGGGAAATGAAGCAGTTCGCGATAAACTCTTCATCCTGTTTTCAAAAGTCCCTGCTCTCTCCTATCCTCATCAGCACCAGCTCTTTCCCCTTATGCCTGAAGTTATCCACAGCTTCCTGATGATCAATTTCAATTTGTTCAAAAGTATCGTAATGCATTCCAATAATCCGGTTGCAATTGATGAAATCGCTGCACCGGATGGCATCCTTCACGCCCATCGTATAGCTATCTCCCAGCGGCAGGAAGGCAAAATTAAGATCAAACTCCTCTGCAATCAGCTTCATGTCGTAAGTAAGCCCCGTATCTCCGGCAAAGTAAAAACTGCCTTCAGCCGCTTCCACCACAAATCCACCGGGGTTGCCCGCATACGTTCCGTCAGGAAGAACGCTGGAGTGCATGGCCACAACATACTTTACCCTGCCGAAATCAAAATTTACAGATCCGCCAATATTCAATCCCTTCACCTTTTT from Bacteroidia bacterium encodes:
- the lepB gene encoding signal peptidase I: MEAGTIVYIILLIIWIVPSAIGLWKLFEKAGEAGWKAIVPIYNAVIWLQLIGRPVWWIIMLFIPVVGLLVLAVMIIDLIKSFGKFGLGAQLAAIFFPFIYLPYLAFSDARYYGKGSKLERPGGKRSEAREWADAIIFALIAATVIRWFLIEAFTIPSSSMEKSLLIGDFLFVSKVHYGPRIPNTPLSFPLVHNTLPVFGTKSYIELLQLPYNRLPGFRDVERMEAVVFNYPREDGRPVDKKDNYIKRCVGIPGDSLSIVDQMIHIDGVALPQPEESQFTFEVVTEQPIFNKRMLRKYDITEYQALNSTNYQIKMTEVAAAEIAAIPVVKDVKKIVLPKGFKQPEIYPFEPELQWNIDNYGPVYLPRKGDRIAMTVHNYHVYERPIKVYEDNPSLELRDSIVYLNGQPLEEYEFKMGYYWMMGDNRHNSLDSRMWGFVPENHIVGKPLFIWMSWDTDGGGLSKIRWGRLFNLIH
- a CDS encoding metal-dependent hydrolase — encoded protein: MKVTYYGHSCFMVEVSGKKLLFDPFISPNELAKEIDIKTVRPDYLLISHGHEDHVADVLEVYKNSEPTVISAFEIVRYYSEKTIKKVKGLNIGGSVNFDFGRVKYVVAMHSSVLPDGTYAGNPGGFVVEAAEGSFYFAGDTGLTYDMKLIAEEFDLNFAFLPLGDSYTMGVKDAIRCSDFINCNRIIGMHYDTFEQIEIDHQEAVDNFRHKGKELVLMRIGESRDF
- a CDS encoding amidohydrolase — protein: MRYNLLILKLLFTILFMACTSKEKVDLIIHDATIYTVDSGFSQVSAFAVKDGRFVATGPDEEILERYEADEILDMQGKFIYPGLIDAHCHFYWFGINLSELDLVGTKSWDDVVQRVKQYGDENSQGWILGRGWDQNDWPVKEFPENRKLDSLFPDRPVFIRRIDGHAAIANTHALKLAGIDSTTSVDGGEIGMRDGLLTGILVDNAMELVQAVVPRASAQRNIEALTSAEERCFEVGLTSVGDAGLDKAKIDLIDSLQKNSKLRMRIYAMLTPDEQNIEHYYKNGPYKTERLNVRSFKFYADGALGSYGAALLEGYADQPGKNGFLLQDPGYYVKFAQEMKELGFQMNTHAIGDRANKLILDIYGDALGEGNDRRWRIEHCQVISVEDFPKFGKFNIIPSVQPTHATSDMYWAADRLGNERVEYAYAWQDLQKSAGLVAGGSDFPIEDINPLFGFYAAVARKDKDGFPPEGFQPGNALTREQALRAMTIWAAYAAFEETEKGSIETGKFADFVVFEEDLMTAPEDSLWQLQVSQTWLGGEQVFIRK
- the dapB gene encoding 4-hydroxy-tetrahydrodipicolinate reductase, producing MKIILLGYGKMGKEVEQVALERNHTILHRIDNAAQTTSEKLAEADAVIEFTTPDAAPDNILKCIEAGIPVVAGTTGWYDRFDEVSNACKKKNAAMLTATNFSLGVNILFRINEELAAIMDRYPNYEARIRETHHTQKLDAPSGTAVTLANAILQNSNTKKRWKGFMQGDKAQAEGAVLPVVSIREGDVKGIHEVSYRSAIDELVIRHEAFSRKGFALGAVLAAEWLIGKTGVFTMRDVIS
- a CDS encoding ParB/RepB/Spo0J family partition protein, which gives rise to MTTIGKRTALGKGLTALLENSNTDPTGRNPMPVNSISEIPVNEIEANPFQPRGAFDEEALQELTDSIKVHGLIQPITVRKVGYGKYQLISGERRLRASIRAGLKKLPAYMRIANDQEMLEMALIENIQRQELNALEVAMSFQRLLEECSLKQDELAERVGKKRSTVANYMRLLKLPHELQAALRDDKISMGHARALINVDDPALQLEFLNEIVDKGLSVRAAEQLVQKSREAAPAAASQPATQRKLQDKDDFQLWRYEIWERRLGKGLDRKVKIKAQKGEKGEILIPFTSEEDLQKITDMLGN
- a CDS encoding AAA family ATPase, coding for MGKIIALANQKGGVGKTTTAVNLAASFAALEFKTLLIDADPQANATSGVGYDPRTVQTSIYECIINNLHPREAIINTEIEYLHLIPSHIDLVGAEIELINMPERERMMKKSIAQVKDDYDFILIDCSPSLGIITVNALTAADSVLVPVQCEYFALEGLGKLLNTIKIVQSNLNPDLEIEGILLTMYDARLNLSNQVVNEVKTHFQQLVFNTIIQRNVRLSEAPSFGLPVILHDVSSKGAVNYLHLAKEIMIKNGLSSSAQVHQVNAN
- a CDS encoding TRL domain-containing protein → MKMKNILLAILFATGLSSCSVGLPLQVTDNSVGTKVGKASYSVILGFIRPMDADIGIAQAAENGRIEKVATVDFHIKAGIFKTTYTTVVTGE
- a CDS encoding TRL domain-containing protein, whose amino-acid sequence is MKSIKVIILGLMIAGFTSSCSTTLPLQATNNSIASKTGVSSNTCLLSTRYYNPASGGTMPSSLRMISNGLCFNGNYGIREAAEDAGISQVATVDLKVTNYVLWLKWELVVTGE
- a CDS encoding DUF5683 domain-containing protein, with protein sequence MKKCLLLLLLLGFSVASSAQQHFSSLSDPEPSYLSEDPKPKKDSLTPDQKRAKRIAIQSAVLPGWGQFSNKKYWKIPIIYAGAVGLGLVIDYNHGLYKEYKKSLLIRLNNDTTSIDPRPDLSDNAVIAGRDVYRRGRDFAIIISAVVYLLNIADAYVDAHLSTFDVSDDLSLGLGQPLQPNLGNIAPPSQLTVSLKIKLGK